CAAACGAGGTAAGTGGAGACAGAGCCGGATGAAAGACGGGAAGTACTTCAGCGAAAAGGACGTCGGCAAGATCGTCCGAAGGGCGGCCGAGCTTCAGGAGAAGTCGACGGGCCCCTCGACGTATTCGCCCGGTGTGTCGCGCGAAGAACTGGAGAGGGTCGCCAAGGAGATGGGCATCGACCTCCCGTACCTCGACCAAGCCGTCCAGGAGCGGCTCCAAGAGGCTTCAGGCGAGGGACTGACCGTCCTCGGCGTCCCCCTGTCACGCGAGTACGAGCGCGTCATCCCAGGAGAACTGCCTCCCGAGGACTTTGATGTCGTCATCGAGGAGACGGCGTTCAACCGAAAATCGCAGTTCACCAACCAGATCGGACGGTCGCTGCAGTCTCACCTGTCGAGCGGACTCGGCTACGCCAAGATGAACGTCCATTCGCGGGACGGACGGACAAGGTTGAGGATGAAATCGATCCCGCTTTACGCGGGCTTGTTGACGCTCTATCCCGCGTTCCTGGCGGCCTTGATCTCCAGCGTCCATTTGACCGAAACCGTCGCCCATCTTCCCGGTTGGGTCGTTCCCGGCATCATAGCCGCCGGCCTGTCGCTGGGTTGGGCGGGATTCGCCGGTTTGGCGCGACTGAGCCACAAAGCCGTTGCGGACTTGACCGCCAGGATCGAAGCGCGCATCGCCGAAGCCACACGCGGTCGGTCCGGACAGGCCGTCGGGCAGCTCGAAGGGGTGCCCGACGAAGAGTCGGAAGTCCGGCACGTCAAAGGGAACTGACGAGCCGTTCGATCTGAATGTTGGCGGACCGAAGGCGTTGACAGAGGGTCCGTCCGAGGTTCCTGTAGATCGTCATCCCGGCGTACGGCCTGGCGTTCATATACGCCAGCAGCTTTTCCCCGTCCAGGTGGATCGCCTTGGAGGCCGTATGGCTCATGACCGTGGCCGACCTGTGGCCGCCCTCGAAGAACGCGAATTCGCCGATGATGGCGCCGGGCTTCAGCCGGCTCACAGGGTCGCCCGTGGCCAACGTGACCTCGGCCGCTCCTTCCACCAGGACGAACAGGTCGTACGACACGTCGTTCGCCCGGACGATGTCCTGCATCGGCTCGTAGTCCACGAACTCCGCGATGCCGAGCAAAGCGTTCACATCGTCCTCGGCCAGTCCTTCCGTCAGGTAGTTGGCCCTGAGGGCTTGAAGAAGGTCCATATGGCCGGTGAGGATACCGGCCGCGAGCGTACAAGTTCGGCCATTCCGACCAGTTCAGAACCTTTCGTCGCCGACCCAGGTCGCCGGGTCACTTCCGGACGAGGCTCTTGGCGATGAACAGCATGTTCGCGGGACGCTCTGCGAGGCGTCGCGTGAAATAGGGGTACCAAGAGCCCCCGTACGGGACATAGACGCGGACGTTGTAACCTTCGTCCCGAAGAGTGTCCTGCAGGTCGCGGCGGATGCCGTACAGCATCTGCCATTCGAAGCGCTCCTTGCCGATCCCTTCGCTCTGGGCGAACGCCTTGAGCCGGTCGACGATCGCTTGATCGTGGGTCGCGATGGCCGGGTAGTGCCCGGCGACCATCAGTCGCTTCGCCGCGTCCACGTACTTGTCGTCGACGACCGACTTGTCCTGGAAAGCGACCCGCTCCGGTTCGAGGTAGGCGCCCTTGACGATCCTGACCCGGCAACCGAGCCGGATCAGACGTTCGACGTCGGCCTCTGTCCGATGAAGGTAGCTCTGGAGGACGGTGCCCGTGTTCGGAAAATCCGGGAAGACCCGTTCGAGCATCGCGACCGTCCGTTCCGTGTAGTCGCTGCCCTCCATGTCGGCACGCACGAAAATGCCGTGCGGCAGGGCCGCCGCAAGGAGCCTCCGGTAGTTCGATTCGGCGACGTCGTCGCCTTGGTCGAGCCCGAGCATCGTCAGCTTGATGCTGATGTTGACCTTCTCACGGAAGGGGCTTTTCGCGATCCGCTCGACGACTTCGATGTACGCGTCCGTCGAGTGTCGGGCCTCATCGACCGATCCGACGTTTTCCCCCAGAAGATCGAGGGTCACGTTCAGGCACGTAGAAGCCAGGGCTTCGGCCGCCGACATCGCGTCGTCGAGGGTTTCGCCGGCGATGAAGCGGCGGACAAGGGGACGGAACAGGAACGAGCGCGTCACCAAGGCCTTGACGGGCCGGAGG
The Armatimonadota bacterium DNA segment above includes these coding regions:
- a CDS encoding cyclic nucleotide-binding domain-containing protein, whose translation is MDLLQALRANYLTEGLAEDDVNALLGIAEFVDYEPMQDIVRANDVSYDLFVLVEGAAEVTLATGDPVSRLKPGAIIGEFAFFEGGHRSATVMSHTASKAIHLDGEKLLAYMNARPYAGMTIYRNLGRTLCQRLRSANIQIERLVSSL
- a CDS encoding proline dehydrogenase family protein — translated: MLFRSLILKASALRPVKALVTRSFLFRPLVRRFIAGETLDDAMSAAEALASTCLNVTLDLLGENVGSVDEARHSTDAYIEVVERIAKSPFREKVNISIKLTMLGLDQGDDVAESNYRRLLAAALPHGIFVRADMEGSDYTERTVAMLERVFPDFPNTGTVLQSYLHRTEADVERLIRLGCRVRIVKGAYLEPERVAFQDKSVVDDKYVDAAKRLMVAGHYPAIATHDQAIVDRLKAFAQSEGIGKERFEWQMLYGIRRDLQDTLRDEGYNVRVYVPYGGSWYPYFTRRLAERPANMLFIAKSLVRK